From Pseudomonas alcaligenes, a single genomic window includes:
- a CDS encoding TusE/DsrC/DsvC family sulfur relay protein, translating into MSSLHIDGRSIALDKDGYLQELADWSPAAAEALAAAEELQLSAEHWEILTLLRAFYSEFQLSPATRPLIKYVALKLGPEKGNSLHLNRLFKGTPAKLAAKLAGLPKPTNCL; encoded by the coding sequence ATGAGCAGCCTGCATATCGACGGGCGCAGCATCGCCCTGGACAAGGACGGCTACCTGCAGGAGCTGGCCGACTGGTCGCCGGCCGCCGCCGAAGCCCTGGCCGCCGCCGAGGAGCTGCAGCTGTCGGCCGAACACTGGGAAATCCTCACCCTGCTGCGCGCCTTCTACAGCGAATTTCAGCTATCCCCGGCCACCCGCCCGCTGATCAAGTACGTGGCGCTCAAGCTCGGCCCGGAGAAAGGCAACAGCCTGCACCTCAATCGCCTGTTCAAAGGAACTCCCGCCAAGCTGGCCGCCAAGCTGGCCGGCCTGCCGAAACCGACCAACTGCCTCTGA
- a CDS encoding glycosyl transferase family protein yields MNLIAPPEHPFAQFVRILGKGKRGARSMSREEAREAMGLLLDGKVEDTQLGAFLMLLRHKEESAEELAGFTEALRERLAAPAIAVDLDWPSYAGKKRHLPWFLLAVKALAASGLRIHLHGGGAHTAGRLFSEQLLETLEIPLCRSWEQVAAALDQQRLAFTPLGAWAPQLQRMIDLRNTLGLRSPIHSLARILNPLGARCVMQSIFHPGYQAVHREASQLLGDTAIVIKGEGGEIEVNPDGQCHLYGTAGGENWDEEWPAQSALRHVKPEQLDPTHLLAFWKGEVEDAYGRLAVLSTIALGLRALGESRENALARAETLWNARSVS; encoded by the coding sequence ATGAATCTCATCGCCCCACCGGAACACCCCTTCGCCCAGTTCGTGCGCATCCTCGGCAAAGGCAAGCGCGGCGCCCGTAGCATGAGCCGCGAAGAGGCCCGCGAGGCCATGGGCCTGCTGCTCGACGGCAAGGTTGAAGACACCCAGCTCGGCGCCTTCCTCATGCTGCTGCGGCACAAGGAAGAAAGCGCCGAGGAGCTGGCCGGCTTCACCGAGGCCCTGCGCGAGCGCCTGGCGGCACCCGCGATCGCTGTCGACCTGGACTGGCCCAGCTATGCCGGCAAGAAGCGCCACCTGCCCTGGTTCCTCCTGGCCGTTAAGGCCCTGGCGGCCAGCGGCCTGCGTATTCACCTGCACGGCGGCGGCGCGCATACCGCCGGGCGCCTGTTCAGCGAGCAGTTGCTGGAGACGCTGGAAATTCCGCTGTGCCGCTCCTGGGAACAGGTCGCCGCAGCCCTCGACCAGCAGCGCCTGGCCTTCACCCCGCTGGGCGCCTGGGCACCGCAGCTGCAGCGGATGATCGACCTGCGCAACACCCTCGGCCTGCGCTCGCCGATCCACTCGCTGGCACGCATCCTCAACCCGCTCGGCGCGCGCTGCGTGATGCAGAGCATCTTCCACCCTGGCTACCAGGCCGTGCACCGCGAAGCCAGCCAGCTGCTTGGCGATACGGCCATCGTGATCAAGGGCGAAGGCGGCGAGATCGAAGTCAACCCGGATGGTCAGTGCCACCTGTACGGCACCGCCGGCGGCGAGAACTGGGATGAGGAATGGCCGGCGCAGTCCGCCCTGCGCCACGTCAAGCCGGAACAGCTCGACCCGACACACCTGCTGGCCTTCTGGAAAGGTGAAGTCGAGGACGCCTACGGCCGCCTGGCCGTGCTCAGCACCATCGCCCTCGGCCTGCGCGCCCTTGGCGAGTCACGCGAAAACGCCCTGGCCCGCGCCGAAACGCTCTGGAATGCGCGCTCAGTCAGCTGA
- the cysG gene encoding siroheme synthase CysG — protein sequence MDFLPLFHKLQDRPVLLVGGGEMALRKARLLADAGASLRVVATEVCAELRELVGAGGELRLRDYQAEDLQGVALAIVACDDEGVRERASADAQARGVPVNVVDAPKLCSVIFPAIVDRSPLIVAVTSGGDAPVLARLIRAKIETWIPATYGQLAGLAKKFRAQVRGLFPDVQQRRVFWEDVFQGQIAESVFAGKLGEGERLLEAKIAGSAPRALGEVYLVGAGPGDPDLLTFRALRLMQQADVVLYDRLVAPAIIELCRRDAERIYVGKQRADHALPQEQINQRLVELAKSGKRVLRLKGGDPFIFGRGGEEIEELAVNGIPFQVVPGITAASGCAAYAGIPLTHRDHAQSVRFVTGHLKDGSSNLPWQELSAPGQTLVFYMGLVGLPQICEQLIAHGRAASTPAALVQQGTTQNQRVFTGTLADLPQLVAEHEVHAPTLVIVGEVVQLREKLAWFEGAQSAD from the coding sequence ATGGATTTCCTTCCCCTGTTCCACAAGCTGCAGGATCGTCCGGTACTGCTGGTCGGCGGCGGCGAGATGGCCCTGCGCAAGGCGCGCCTGCTGGCCGATGCCGGCGCCAGCCTGCGGGTGGTGGCGACAGAGGTCTGTGCCGAGCTGCGCGAGCTGGTCGGCGCGGGCGGCGAGCTGCGCCTGCGTGACTACCAGGCCGAGGATCTGCAGGGCGTGGCGCTGGCGATCGTGGCCTGCGACGACGAAGGCGTGCGCGAGCGGGCCTCGGCCGATGCCCAGGCGCGTGGCGTGCCGGTCAACGTGGTGGACGCGCCCAAGCTGTGCAGTGTGATCTTCCCGGCCATCGTCGATCGCTCGCCGCTGATCGTCGCCGTCACCAGCGGCGGCGACGCGCCGGTGCTGGCGCGACTGATCCGCGCCAAGATCGAGACCTGGATTCCCGCTACCTACGGCCAGCTGGCCGGGTTGGCGAAGAAGTTTCGTGCCCAGGTACGTGGGCTGTTCCCCGATGTGCAGCAACGCCGGGTGTTCTGGGAGGACGTGTTCCAGGGCCAGATTGCCGAGAGCGTGTTCGCCGGCAAGCTGGGCGAGGGCGAGCGCCTGCTCGAAGCGAAGATTGCCGGTAGCGCGCCGCGTGCCCTGGGCGAGGTCTACCTGGTCGGTGCCGGCCCTGGCGATCCTGACTTGCTGACCTTCCGTGCCCTGCGCCTGATGCAGCAGGCCGACGTGGTGTTGTACGACCGCCTGGTGGCTCCGGCCATTATCGAGCTGTGCCGTCGTGACGCCGAGCGCATCTATGTCGGCAAGCAGCGCGCCGACCATGCGCTGCCGCAGGAGCAGATCAACCAGCGCCTGGTCGAGCTGGCCAAGTCCGGCAAGCGCGTACTGCGCCTGAAGGGCGGCGATCCGTTCATATTTGGCCGCGGCGGTGAGGAGATCGAGGAGCTGGCCGTCAATGGCATCCCGTTCCAGGTGGTGCCGGGCATCACGGCAGCCTCCGGCTGCGCGGCCTATGCCGGGATTCCGCTGACCCATCGCGATCACGCCCAGTCGGTGCGCTTTGTCACCGGTCATCTCAAGGATGGCAGTAGCAACCTGCCTTGGCAGGAGCTCAGCGCGCCGGGCCAGACCCTGGTGTTCTACATGGGCCTGGTCGGCCTGCCGCAGATCTGCGAGCAGCTGATTGCCCATGGTCGGGCGGCGAGCACGCCGGCGGCCTTGGTGCAGCAGGGCACCACGCAGAATCAGCGGGTGTTCACCGGCACTCTGGCCGATCTGCCGCAGCTGGTTGCCGAGCACGAGGTGCATGCACCGACCTTGGTGATAGTCGGTGAGGTGGTGCAGCTGCGGGAGAAGCTGGCCTGGTTCGAAGGCGCTCAGTCAGCTGACTGA
- the serS gene encoding serine--tRNA ligase, with translation MLDSKLVRSQLEEVAARLATRGFQLDVARFEALENQRKAVQTRTEQLQAERNSRSKSIGQAKARGEDIAPLLAEVDKMGSELEEGKRELDSIQTELDNLLLNIPNLPHESVPVGEDEDGNVEVSRWGTPRSFGFPVQDHVALGEQHGWLDFETAAKLSGARFALLRGPIARLHRALAQFMINLHTAEHGYEEAYTPYLVQASALQGTGQLPKFEEDLFKIGREDQADLYLIPTAEVSLTNIVAGAILDAKQLPIKFVAHTPCFRSEAGASGRDTRGMIRQHQFDKVEMVQIVEPSKSFEALESLTANAERVLQLLELPYRKLALCTGDMGFGAVKTYDLEVWVPSQDKYREISSCSNCGDFQARRMQARYRNPETGKPELVHTLNGSGLAVGRTLVAVLENYQQADGSIRVPDVLKPYMAGIEVIG, from the coding sequence ATGCTCGATTCCAAACTCGTTCGCAGCCAGCTCGAAGAAGTGGCTGCCCGCCTGGCAACCCGTGGCTTCCAGCTGGATGTGGCCCGCTTCGAAGCCCTCGAGAACCAGCGCAAGGCCGTGCAGACCCGCACCGAGCAGCTGCAGGCCGAGCGCAACAGCCGCTCCAAGTCCATCGGCCAGGCCAAGGCCCGTGGCGAAGACATCGCTCCGCTGCTGGCGGAAGTCGACAAGATGGGCAGCGAGCTGGAAGAGGGCAAGCGCGAGCTGGACAGCATCCAGACCGAGCTGGACAACCTGCTGCTGAACATCCCCAACCTGCCGCACGAGTCGGTACCGGTGGGCGAGGACGAAGACGGCAACGTCGAGGTGTCGCGCTGGGGCACCCCGCGCAGTTTCGGTTTCCCGGTGCAGGATCACGTCGCCCTAGGTGAGCAGCATGGCTGGCTGGACTTCGAGACTGCGGCCAAGCTGTCCGGCGCCCGTTTCGCCCTGCTGCGCGGCCCCATCGCCCGCCTGCACCGTGCCCTGGCGCAGTTCATGATCAACCTGCACACCGCCGAGCACGGTTACGAGGAAGCCTACACCCCGTACCTGGTGCAGGCTTCCGCACTGCAGGGCACCGGCCAGCTGCCGAAGTTCGAGGAAGACCTGTTCAAGATCGGCCGTGAAGACCAGGCCGACCTGTACCTGATCCCGACTGCCGAAGTGTCGCTGACCAACATCGTCGCCGGCGCCATCCTCGACGCCAAGCAGCTGCCGATCAAGTTCGTCGCTCACACCCCGTGCTTCCGCAGCGAAGCTGGTGCCTCGGGCCGCGATACCCGCGGCATGATTCGTCAGCACCAGTTCGACAAGGTCGAGATGGTGCAGATCGTCGAGCCGTCGAAATCCTTCGAAGCCTTGGAAAGTCTGACCGCCAACGCCGAGCGCGTGCTGCAGCTGCTCGAGCTGCCGTACCGCAAGCTGGCGCTGTGCACCGGCGACATGGGCTTCGGCGCGGTGAAGACCTACGACCTGGAAGTCTGGGTGCCGAGCCAGGACAAGTACCGCGAGATCTCCTCCTGCTCCAACTGCGGCGACTTCCAGGCCCGCCGCATGCAGGCGCGCTACCGCAACCCGGAAACCGGCAAGCCGGAGCTGGTGCACACCCTCAATGGCTCCGGCCTGGCGGTGGGCCGCACCCTGGTCGCCGTGCTGGAGAACTACCAGCAGGCCGACGGCAGCATCCGTGTGCCCGACGTGCTGAAGCCCTATATGGCCGGTATCGAAGTGATCGGCTAA
- the crcB gene encoding fluoride efflux transporter CrcB, with protein sequence MFKAILAISLGSACGALLRWTLGLKLNSLFPAIPPGTLLANLIGGYIIGVAVAYFASAPNLSPEWRLLIITGFCGGLTTFSTFSAEILSLLQQGRLAIAMGAICLHVSGSLLMTFAGLLSWQWLAR encoded by the coding sequence GTGTTCAAAGCCATTCTTGCCATCAGCCTGGGCTCTGCCTGCGGCGCATTGCTGCGCTGGACACTGGGCCTCAAGCTGAACAGTCTGTTCCCCGCCATCCCACCCGGCACCCTACTGGCCAACCTGATCGGCGGCTACATCATCGGCGTGGCGGTAGCCTATTTCGCCAGCGCGCCCAATCTGTCGCCGGAGTGGCGCCTGCTGATCATCACCGGATTCTGCGGCGGCCTGACCACCTTCTCGACCTTCTCCGCGGAAATCCTCAGCCTGCTCCAGCAGGGCCGCCTGGCCATCGCCATGGGCGCCATTTGCCTGCATGTCAGCGGTTCGCTGCTGATGACCTTCGCCGGCCTGCTCAGCTGGCAGTGGCTGGCGCGCTGA